A single window of Streptomyces globosus DNA harbors:
- a CDS encoding DUF5701 family protein — protein sequence MPETVSAALPLPSLHAQAERLIELGVPEQAGIPAEQLRAYAATAGGDGGDLLLAVHPDLAPASALAPLLRRGDKPGFVVTDMADVDRFTPDGIDLPDAPLYLVAGPDRGDRMANWSPEEALPALHREDRTPLLLTEGIHWLIQQPAVLERNRCFMTIGSRLRKPNGSFDARTPAIWISNGTGRDGRERRNAPKVGWCWWNNRHTWLGFASTTGRRP from the coding sequence TTGCCCGAGACCGTTTCCGCTGCCCTCCCGCTCCCGTCGCTGCACGCGCAGGCCGAGCGGCTGATCGAGCTCGGGGTGCCCGAGCAGGCCGGGATCCCCGCCGAACAGCTGCGGGCGTACGCCGCCACCGCCGGCGGCGACGGCGGGGATCTCCTGCTGGCCGTCCACCCGGACCTGGCGCCCGCCTCCGCCCTCGCCCCGCTGCTCCGCCGCGGGGACAAGCCCGGGTTCGTCGTCACCGACATGGCGGACGTCGACCGGTTCACCCCGGACGGCATCGACCTGCCCGACGCGCCCCTCTACCTCGTCGCCGGCCCCGACCGCGGCGACCGGATGGCCAACTGGAGCCCGGAAGAGGCGCTGCCCGCACTCCACCGGGAGGACCGCACCCCGCTGCTGCTCACGGAGGGCATCCACTGGCTGATCCAGCAGCCCGCCGTCCTGGAGCGCAACCGCTGCTTCATGACCATCGGCTCGCGCCTGCGCAAGCCGAACGGCAGCTTCGACGCCCGTACGCCGGCCATCTGGATCAGCAACGGCACCGGCCGCGACGGCCGCGAGCGGCGCAACGCGCCCAAGGTCGGCTGGTGCTGGTGGAACAACCGCCACACCTGGCTGGGCTTCGCCTCCACCACCGGCCGCCGCCCCTGA
- a CDS encoding ABC transporter permease → MSTGPVLGASAAHGTGTGTGTRLGWAAADSWTMTRRELMHWAREPAQVAVGLVFPVMMMLMFGFLIGGGRGVDGDFTAYLVPGMLAMTMAFGLEATMLAVTQDLGKGVIDRFRSLPMASGAVLVGRSTADMLQSAVGLTVMIAVGYAMGWRWHHGTAAFLAAVGLLLLLRFAMLWVGIHLGLVAGKPELVQAVQILVWPVGFLSNAIAAPGSMPAWLGAVVEWNPLSATATAVRGLVGSPGGTGGGSWAAEHAELLAVAWPVALIAVFFPLAVKRFRGLSR, encoded by the coding sequence ATGAGTACGGGTCCGGTGCTCGGCGCGAGCGCGGCGCACGGCACGGGCACGGGGACGGGCACGCGGCTGGGCTGGGCCGCCGCCGACTCGTGGACGATGACCAGGCGCGAGCTGATGCACTGGGCGCGCGAGCCGGCGCAGGTGGCCGTCGGGCTGGTCTTCCCGGTGATGATGATGCTGATGTTCGGCTTCCTGATCGGCGGCGGCCGGGGCGTCGACGGCGACTTCACGGCCTACCTGGTGCCCGGCATGCTCGCCATGACGATGGCCTTCGGCCTGGAGGCGACCATGCTGGCGGTCACCCAGGACCTCGGCAAGGGCGTCATCGACCGGTTCCGGTCGCTGCCGATGGCCTCCGGCGCGGTCCTCGTCGGCCGGAGCACCGCCGACATGCTGCAGTCGGCGGTCGGCCTCACCGTGATGATCGCGGTCGGGTACGCGATGGGCTGGCGCTGGCACCACGGGACCGCCGCCTTCCTGGCGGCCGTGGGGCTGCTGTTGCTGCTGCGGTTCGCGATGCTGTGGGTCGGCATCCACCTGGGGCTGGTCGCGGGCAAGCCGGAACTGGTGCAGGCGGTGCAGATCCTGGTGTGGCCGGTCGGCTTCCTCTCCAACGCGATCGCCGCGCCCGGATCGATGCCGGCCTGGCTGGGCGCGGTCGTGGAGTGGAACCCGCTGTCGGCGACCGCCACCGCCGTGCGCGGCCTCGTCGGCAGCCCCGGCGGCACCGGCGGCGGCTCCTGGGCCGCCGAGCACGCCGAACTCCTCGCCGTGGCCTGGCCGGTGGCGCTGATCGCGGTGTTCTTCCCACTCGCGGTGAAGCGGTTCCGGGGCCTGAGCCGCTGA
- a CDS encoding ATP-binding cassette domain-containing protein: protein MTDRDPAILVEGLRKSYGAKRALDGLDLTVRAGTVQGILGPNGAGKTTAVRIMSTLLRPDEGRVEVAGADVRTRTDEVRARIGLVGQNAAVDEELSGRQNLELFGRLHRLGARGAARRAGELLARFGLADTGPKAVKQYSGGMRRRLDLAAALISQPEVLFLDEPTTGLDPRGRTEVWSAVRSLVDGGTTVLLTTQYLEEADQLADRITVVDHGRAIAEGTPDELKSATGGDRIDVVLHDAAHLARAAALLPGEAVVDEDLRLVSAAVTDRMAALTGTVRALEAAGIEARDIAVRRPTLDEVFMHLTKKEDAA, encoded by the coding sequence GTGACCGACCGCGATCCGGCGATCCTCGTCGAAGGCCTGCGGAAGAGCTACGGGGCCAAGCGGGCCCTGGACGGGCTGGACCTCACGGTCCGGGCCGGGACCGTCCAGGGGATCCTGGGCCCGAACGGCGCCGGCAAGACCACGGCCGTGCGCATCATGTCCACGCTGCTGCGCCCCGACGAAGGACGCGTCGAGGTGGCCGGGGCCGACGTCAGGACCCGTACCGACGAGGTCCGCGCCCGCATCGGGCTGGTCGGCCAGAACGCCGCCGTGGACGAGGAGCTGAGCGGACGCCAGAACCTGGAGCTCTTCGGCCGGCTCCACCGGCTCGGCGCGCGCGGCGCCGCACGCCGGGCAGGCGAGCTGCTGGCCCGGTTCGGGCTCGCGGACACCGGCCCCAAGGCCGTCAAGCAGTACAGCGGCGGGATGCGGCGGCGCCTCGACCTGGCGGCGGCCCTCATCTCGCAGCCGGAGGTGCTCTTCCTGGACGAGCCGACGACCGGGCTGGACCCGCGCGGCCGCACGGAGGTGTGGAGCGCGGTGCGCTCGCTCGTCGACGGCGGCACGACCGTCCTGCTGACCACCCAGTACCTGGAGGAGGCCGACCAGCTCGCCGACCGGATCACGGTCGTCGACCACGGCAGGGCCATCGCCGAAGGCACACCGGACGAGCTGAAGTCGGCCACCGGCGGCGACCGCATCGACGTCGTGCTGCACGACGCGGCCCACCTGGCGCGCGCGGCCGCCCTCCTGCCGGGCGAGGCGGTCGTGGACGAGGACCTGCGCCTGGTCAGCGCCGCCGTCACCGACCGGATGGCAGCCCTGACCGGGACCGTACGGGCCCTGGAGGCGGCCGGCATCGAGGCGCGGGACATCGCGGTGCGCCGGCCCACCCTTGACGAGGTCTTCATGCACCTGACGAAGAAGGAGGACGCGGCATGA